A portion of the Mycobacterium paraseoulense genome contains these proteins:
- a CDS encoding lysophospholipid acyltransferase family protein encodes MGVMRPALKAYFRSEVHGLSSFPPGGALVVGNHSGGMFPMDVPIFSVHFYEKFGYDRPVYTLSHDILMTGPTGEFFRRTGYIRANRENAAQALRSGGVVIVFPGGDYDAYRPTLAENVIDFNGRKGYVRTAIEAGVPIVPAVSIGGQETQLYLSRGTWLAERLGVKRLLRSAILPLSFGFPFGFSAVIPPNLPLPTKIVTQVLEPIDIAARFGDDPDVDEVDEHVRSVMQQALKDLAAKRRFPILG; translated from the coding sequence ATGGGCGTGATGCGTCCGGCGCTGAAGGCCTACTTCCGGTCGGAGGTGCACGGCCTGAGTTCGTTTCCACCCGGTGGGGCGCTGGTCGTCGGCAACCACTCCGGCGGCATGTTCCCGATGGACGTGCCCATCTTCAGCGTCCACTTCTACGAGAAGTTCGGCTACGACCGGCCGGTCTACACGCTGAGCCACGACATCCTCATGACCGGCCCCACCGGGGAGTTCTTCCGGCGGACCGGGTATATCCGGGCCAACCGGGAGAACGCGGCGCAAGCCCTGCGGTCGGGCGGGGTCGTGATCGTCTTCCCCGGCGGTGACTACGACGCCTACCGGCCCACGCTCGCGGAGAACGTCATCGACTTCAACGGCCGCAAGGGATACGTCAGGACCGCGATCGAGGCCGGGGTCCCGATCGTGCCCGCGGTGTCCATCGGCGGGCAGGAGACGCAGCTCTACCTGTCGCGCGGGACCTGGCTGGCCGAACGGCTCGGGGTGAAGCGCTTGCTGCGCAGCGCCATCCTGCCGCTGTCGTTCGGCTTTCCCTTCGGCTTCAGTGCGGTGATCCCGCCCAATCTGCCGCTACCCACCAAGATCGTCACGCAGGTGCTCGAACCGATCGACATCGCCGCCCGATTCGGCGACGACCCGGACGTCGACGAGGTCGACGAGCACGTGCGGTCGGTGATGCAGCAGGCGCTCAAGGACCTGGCCGCCAAGCGACGTTTCCCGATCCTGGGCTGA
- the fadD12 gene encoding acyl-CoA ligase FadD12 yields the protein MIAPMRPDRYLKIAAAMRREGMGMTVGFASAAQRCPDRPGLVDELGTLTWRQLDERINALAAALQDLPGRTGAPGVVGIMCRNHRGFVEAVVATNRIGSDVVLLNTSFAGPALAEVVNREGVDAVIYDEEFTETVDRALADKPDATRIVAWTDGRHELTVEGLIGEHTGQRPERSGRKGRMILLTSGTTGTPKGANQTGGNAGIGTLKAILDRTPWRAEETVVIVAPMFHAWGFSQLIFAASMACTVVTRRKFDPEATLDLIDRNQATGLAVVPVMFDRIMELPPEVRKRYSCKSLRFAAASGSRMRPDVVIAFMDEFGDVIYNNYNATEAGMIATATPADLRAAPDTAGRPAGGTEIRILDSEFNELPTGEVGTIYVRNDTQFEGYTSGTTKDFHAGFMSSGDVGYLDDAGRLFVVGRDDEMIVSGGENVYPIEVEKTLAAHPDVAEAAVIGVDDEQYGQRLAAFVVLSPDAPLDKEATPEVLKQHVRDNLANYKVPREITVLDELPRGSTGKIQRNELQSRVTG from the coding sequence ATGATCGCGCCGATGCGGCCCGACCGCTACCTCAAGATCGCCGCGGCCATGCGCCGCGAGGGCATGGGAATGACCGTCGGCTTCGCCAGCGCGGCGCAACGCTGCCCGGACCGGCCAGGCCTCGTCGACGAACTCGGCACGCTGACCTGGCGCCAGCTCGACGAGCGGATCAACGCGCTCGCCGCGGCGTTGCAGGACCTACCGGGCCGAACGGGGGCACCGGGCGTCGTCGGGATCATGTGCCGCAACCATCGCGGCTTCGTCGAGGCGGTGGTGGCCACCAACCGGATCGGCTCGGACGTCGTGCTGCTCAACACGTCGTTCGCCGGACCGGCTCTCGCCGAGGTGGTCAACCGCGAAGGCGTCGACGCCGTCATCTACGACGAGGAGTTCACCGAGACGGTGGACCGCGCGCTGGCCGACAAGCCGGACGCCACCCGCATCGTGGCCTGGACCGACGGGCGGCACGAGCTGACCGTCGAGGGGCTCATCGGCGAGCACACCGGCCAACGGCCCGAGCGCTCCGGCCGTAAGGGCCGGATGATCCTGCTGACCTCCGGCACGACCGGAACCCCCAAGGGGGCCAACCAAACCGGCGGCAACGCGGGCATCGGCACACTCAAGGCCATCCTGGACCGCACGCCGTGGCGGGCCGAGGAGACGGTCGTGATCGTGGCCCCGATGTTCCACGCCTGGGGCTTCTCGCAGTTGATCTTCGCGGCGTCGATGGCCTGCACGGTGGTCACCCGGCGCAAGTTCGATCCCGAGGCCACGCTCGACCTCATCGACCGGAACCAGGCGACGGGCCTGGCGGTGGTGCCGGTGATGTTCGACCGCATCATGGAACTGCCGCCCGAGGTGCGAAAGCGATACAGCTGCAAGTCATTGCGCTTTGCGGCGGCATCCGGGTCCCGCATGCGGCCCGATGTCGTCATCGCATTCATGGACGAGTTCGGCGACGTGATCTACAACAACTACAACGCCACCGAAGCCGGCATGATCGCCACCGCCACCCCGGCCGACCTGCGCGCCGCGCCCGACACCGCCGGCCGGCCGGCGGGCGGGACCGAAATCCGCATCCTGGACTCGGAATTCAACGAGCTGCCCACCGGCGAGGTCGGCACCATCTACGTCCGCAACGACACCCAGTTCGAGGGCTACACGTCCGGCACCACGAAGGATTTCCACGCCGGATTCATGTCGTCGGGCGACGTCGGCTACCTGGACGACGCGGGCCGGTTGTTCGTGGTGGGCCGCGACGACGAGATGATCGTCTCCGGCGGCGAGAACGTCTACCCGATCGAGGTGGAGAAGACGCTGGCGGCACACCCCGACGTGGCCGAGGCCGCGGTGATCGGCGTCGACGATGAGCAGTACGGCCAGCGCCTGGCGGCATTCGTGGTGTTGAGCCCGGACGCTCCCCTCGACAAGGAGGCCACGCCCGAGGTCCTCAAACAACACGTCCGGGACAACCTGGCCAACTACAAGGTGCCCCGCGAAATCACCGTGCTGGACGAACTCCCCCGCGGTAGCACCGGCAAGATCCAGCGCAACGAACTGCAATCCCGGGTCACCGGCTGA
- a CDS encoding phytoene desaturase family protein, protein MTSAVVVGAGPNGLAAAIHLARNGVDVEVLEASDTVGGGARSGELTMPGVIHDHCSAFHPLGVGSPLWKQIDLQRYGLQWKWPEVDCAHPLDDGTAGVLYQSIDETVAGMGPDGGRWRRAIGDLAAGFDELAEDLLGPVLGVPRHPIRLAGFGPRALLPATTMARWFRTEQVRALFGGSAAHIYTRLDRPLTASLGLMILASGHRYGWPVAQGGSGAITRALAAALAEHGGAVTTGVRVASRKDIPDADIVMLDLTPAAALALYGDAMPGRIRRSYRRYREGSSAFKVDFAIEGDIPWTNPACARAGTVHLGGTFAEVADTERQRAQGKMAERPFVLLGQQYLADPSRSAGGVNPIWAYAHVPFGYDGDATPAVVAQIERFAPGFSERVLATVSKGPAELQAYNANFIGGDIIGGANDGLQVIFRPRIAVDPYAVGVPGVYLCSQSTPPGAGIHGLCGHHAAESALKWLKTTRRD, encoded by the coding sequence ATGACCAGCGCGGTGGTGGTCGGCGCCGGGCCCAATGGGCTGGCCGCGGCGATCCACCTGGCGCGCAACGGCGTCGACGTCGAGGTGCTCGAGGCGAGCGACACCGTCGGCGGGGGAGCCCGCTCGGGCGAACTGACGATGCCCGGGGTCATCCACGACCACTGCTCGGCGTTTCACCCGCTGGGTGTCGGTTCGCCGTTGTGGAAGCAGATCGACCTGCAGCGCTATGGGCTGCAGTGGAAGTGGCCGGAGGTCGACTGCGCACACCCGCTCGACGACGGCACCGCCGGCGTGCTCTACCAGTCGATCGATGAGACGGTGGCCGGCATGGGGCCCGACGGCGGCCGGTGGCGGCGGGCGATAGGGGACCTGGCGGCGGGATTCGATGAGCTGGCCGAGGATCTGCTCGGCCCGGTGCTGGGCGTCCCGCGTCACCCGATCCGCCTGGCCGGCTTCGGGCCGCGCGCGCTGCTGCCGGCCACCACCATGGCCCGCTGGTTTCGCACCGAGCAGGTCCGCGCATTGTTCGGCGGCTCCGCCGCGCATATCTACACCCGGCTGGACCGGCCGCTCACCGCGTCGCTGGGGCTGATGATCCTGGCCAGCGGTCACCGCTACGGCTGGCCCGTCGCACAAGGGGGCTCCGGGGCGATCACCCGGGCGCTGGCCGCCGCCCTCGCCGAACACGGCGGCGCCGTGACCACCGGCGTGCGGGTCGCCAGCCGCAAAGACATCCCGGACGCCGACATCGTCATGCTCGACCTCACCCCGGCCGCGGCGCTCGCCCTCTACGGCGACGCCATGCCGGGCCGGATCAGGCGGTCGTATCGGCGCTATCGGGAGGGGTCGTCGGCGTTCAAGGTCGACTTCGCCATCGAGGGCGACATCCCCTGGACCAACCCCGCTTGCGCCCGGGCCGGCACCGTGCACCTCGGCGGCACGTTCGCCGAGGTGGCGGACACCGAACGCCAACGCGCACAGGGGAAGATGGCCGAGCGGCCCTTCGTGCTGCTCGGGCAGCAGTACCTGGCCGATCCGTCCCGCTCGGCCGGCGGCGTCAACCCGATCTGGGCGTACGCGCACGTGCCGTTCGGCTACGACGGCGACGCCACCCCCGCCGTCGTCGCCCAGATCGAGCGGTTCGCGCCGGGCTTCTCCGAGCGTGTCCTCGCGACGGTCAGCAAGGGGCCCGCCGAACTGCAGGCCTACAACGCCAACTTCATCGGCGGGGACATCATCGGCGGCGCCAACGACGGGCTGCAGGTGATCTTCCGTCCCCGCATCGCCGTCGATCCCTACGCCGTCGGCGTGCCGGGCGTCTACCTGTGCTCGCAGTCCACCCCGCCGGGGGCCGGCATCCACGGGCTGTGCGGCCACCACGCCGCCGAGTCGGCGCTGAAGTGGCTGAAGACGACGCGCCGCGACTGA
- a CDS encoding alpha/beta hydrolase has translation MRRLPRRLVRPRPLARAALELANAANGLRPLARKGYSTVLVFWFGWPTSEVPGIYFSVSLLDAVRRARRGHFAGRRGKAALAMTAASWAILGVIRYRGVTTPGPVLEAGLREQLGDDYAEALSHLAHAKPTRSGRRSLPLGNTVARRRYVEKTNVVAYGPNGRANLADIWRRRDLPRDAKAPVLLQVPGGAWMIGMRRPQAYPLMSHLAARGWVCVSIGYRVSPRHTWPDHIVDVKRALAWVKENIADYGGDPDFVAVTGGSAGGHLCALAALTPNDPQFQPGFEDADTSVAAAVPIYGRYDWFSTEGEGRPEFISLLEKFVVKRGFDTHRHLYLDASPIRRLHADAPPFFVLHGRDDSLIPVGEAQEFIEELRAVSKSPVAYAELPSAQHAFDIFSSPRAHRSAEAVARFLTWVYATYSHDDD, from the coding sequence ATGCGCCGGTTACCCCGCCGCCTGGTACGCCCCCGCCCGCTGGCGCGCGCCGCGCTGGAATTGGCCAACGCCGCCAACGGGTTACGGCCGCTGGCCCGCAAGGGTTACAGCACCGTGTTGGTCTTCTGGTTCGGTTGGCCGACGTCGGAGGTGCCCGGCATCTATTTCTCCGTCTCGCTGCTGGACGCGGTGCGCCGTGCGCGGCGCGGCCACTTCGCGGGGCGGCGCGGCAAGGCGGCGCTGGCGATGACGGCCGCGTCGTGGGCGATCCTGGGAGTGATCCGCTACCGCGGCGTCACCACCCCGGGCCCGGTGCTGGAGGCCGGCCTGCGCGAGCAACTCGGCGACGACTACGCCGAAGCGCTGAGCCACCTTGCCCACGCCAAGCCCACGCGCAGCGGCCGTCGCAGCCTCCCGCTGGGCAACACCGTGGCGCGCCGGCGCTACGTCGAGAAGACGAACGTGGTGGCCTACGGCCCGAACGGCCGCGCCAACCTCGCCGACATCTGGCGCCGCCGCGACCTGCCGCGGGACGCCAAGGCGCCGGTACTGCTGCAGGTGCCTGGCGGCGCCTGGATGATCGGGATGCGCCGGCCGCAGGCCTACCCGCTGATGAGCCACCTGGCCGCCCGCGGCTGGGTGTGCGTGTCGATCGGCTATCGCGTGTCGCCGCGCCACACCTGGCCCGACCACATCGTCGACGTCAAGAGGGCGCTGGCGTGGGTCAAGGAGAACATCGCCGACTACGGCGGTGATCCCGACTTCGTCGCCGTCACCGGCGGTTCCGCGGGCGGGCACCTGTGCGCGCTGGCGGCGCTGACGCCCAACGACCCGCAATTCCAGCCCGGGTTCGAAGACGCCGACACGTCGGTGGCGGCCGCCGTCCCGATCTACGGCCGCTACGACTGGTTCTCCACCGAGGGCGAGGGCCGGCCCGAATTCATCTCACTACTCGAAAAGTTCGTGGTGAAGCGGGGATTCGACACCCACCGCCACCTCTACCTCGACGCCTCGCCGATCCGCCGGTTGCACGCCGACGCGCCGCCGTTCTTCGTCCTGCACGGCCGCGACGATTCCCTCATCCCGGTCGGGGAAGCCCAGGAGTTCATCGAAGAACTGCGGGCGGTGTCCAAGTCCCCGGTCGCCTACGCCGAATTGCCCAGCGCGCAACATGCTTTCGACATCTTCAGCTCCCCGCGGGCGCATCGATCGGCGGAGGCCGTTGCGCGCTTCCTGACCTGGGTGTACGCGACGTATTCGCACGACGACGACTAG
- a CDS encoding HNH endonuclease signature motif containing protein, whose translation MGASSREEIVEVFDALDNDADRLCALSFEVLTTPERLRALERVERVARKLRTPQHALINQLDAQASPEELGGSLRVGLADRLRITTGEAARRIGEAQDLGERRALTGEPLAPQLSATAAGQRGGLIGDGHIKVIRSFLAHLPAEVDILTRQAAEADLAGKAAGYRPDELAKYAQRVMDWLHPDGDFSDAERARKRGITLGTQDFDGMSRLSGLVTPELRAAIEAMLAKLAAPGACNPDDEIPVVDATPDDDAVRRDTRSQAQRNHDAFLAGLRGLLASGELGSHNGLPVSIVVTTTLQDLEAAAGKALTAGGTLVPMSDVIRWAGHAHHYLAIFDNGRSLALHHTKRLASPAQRIMLYAKDRGCTKPGCDAPAYHSQVHHVKGWTTTRRTDIDDLTLACGPDNRLAEKGWTTRTNARGETEWLPPPHLDRGQPRTNTYHHPERFLRDEDRDGDDEPD comes from the coding sequence ATGGGTGCGAGTAGTCGTGAGGAGATCGTCGAGGTCTTCGACGCGCTCGATAACGACGCGGACCGGCTGTGCGCGTTGTCCTTTGAGGTGCTCACCACCCCGGAGCGGTTACGCGCCCTGGAGCGGGTGGAACGCGTGGCCCGCAAGCTACGCACCCCGCAGCACGCGTTGATCAACCAGCTCGACGCGCAGGCCAGCCCCGAAGAGCTGGGCGGCTCGCTGCGGGTGGGGCTGGCCGACCGGTTGCGCATCACCACCGGCGAGGCCGCCCGGCGCATCGGCGAAGCCCAGGATCTCGGGGAGCGCCGGGCGTTGACCGGTGAGCCGTTGGCCCCCCAGCTGAGCGCGACGGCGGCCGGGCAACGCGGCGGGCTCATCGGCGACGGGCACATCAAAGTGATCCGTAGCTTCCTGGCCCACCTGCCCGCCGAGGTGGACATATTGACCCGGCAGGCCGCCGAGGCCGACCTGGCCGGCAAGGCCGCCGGATACCGCCCCGACGAGTTGGCCAAATACGCCCAGCGGGTCATGGATTGGCTGCACCCCGACGGGGACTTCAGCGACGCCGAGCGCGCCCGCAAGCGCGGGATCACACTGGGGACGCAGGACTTCGACGGCATGTCCCGCCTCAGCGGGCTGGTGACCCCGGAGTTGCGGGCCGCGATCGAGGCCATGCTGGCCAAGCTCGCCGCGCCCGGGGCGTGCAACCCCGACGATGAAATCCCTGTGGTGGATGCGACACCGGATGACGACGCGGTGCGCCGCGACACCCGATCTCAGGCTCAGCGCAACCATGACGCCTTCCTGGCCGGGCTGCGCGGTTTGCTCGCCTCCGGGGAACTGGGCTCGCACAACGGGCTGCCGGTGTCGATCGTGGTGACCACCACGCTGCAAGACTTGGAGGCCGCCGCCGGCAAGGCCCTGACGGCCGGCGGCACGCTGGTGCCGATGTCGGATGTGATCCGCTGGGCCGGCCACGCTCACCATTACTTGGCGATTTTCGACAACGGCCGATCACTGGCGCTGCATCACACCAAACGGTTGGCCTCCCCGGCGCAGCGGATCATGCTCTACGCCAAGGATCGTGGGTGCACCAAGCCCGGCTGTGATGCGCCGGCCTATCACAGCCAGGTCCACCACGTGAAAGGTTGGACAACCACCCGGCGCACCGACATCGACGACCTCACCCTGGCCTGCGGGCCCGACAACCGGCTCGCCGAAAAAGGCTGGACCACCCGCACCAACGCCCGCGGCGAAACCGAATGGCTCCCGCCACCCCACCTCGACCGCGGCCAACCCCGAACCAACACCTACCACCACCCCGAACGATTCCTCCGCGACGAAGACCGCGACGGTGACGACGAACCCGATTGA
- the gap gene encoding type I glyceraldehyde-3-phosphate dehydrogenase, whose translation MTVRVGINGFGRIGRNFYRALLAQQEQGPGSSGADIEVVAVNDITDNHTLAHLLKFDSILGRLPFDVSLEGQDTIVVGPHKIKALEVREGPAALPWGDLGVDVVVESTGLFTNAAKAKGHLDAGAKKVIISAPATDEDITIVLGVNDDKYDGSQNIISNASCTTNCLAPVTKVLQDEFGIVKGLMTTIHAYTQDQNLQDGPHKDLRRARAAALNIVPTSTGAAKAIGLVMPELKGKLDGYALRVPIPTGSVTDLTVELAKSAGADEINAVFKAAAEGRLKGILKYYDAPIVSSDIVTDPHSSIFDSGLTKVIDNQAKVVSWYDNEWGYSNRLIDLVALVGKSL comes from the coding sequence GTGACGGTCCGAGTAGGCATCAACGGCTTCGGTCGAATCGGACGCAACTTCTACCGGGCCCTGTTGGCCCAGCAGGAGCAGGGCCCTGGCAGTTCCGGGGCCGACATCGAGGTGGTGGCGGTCAACGACATCACCGACAACCACACACTTGCGCATCTGCTCAAATTCGACTCGATCCTGGGCCGGCTGCCCTTCGACGTCAGCCTGGAGGGCCAGGACACCATCGTGGTGGGCCCGCACAAGATCAAGGCGCTGGAGGTCAGGGAGGGCCCGGCAGCGTTGCCGTGGGGCGACCTGGGCGTCGACGTGGTCGTGGAGTCCACCGGGCTGTTCACCAACGCGGCCAAGGCCAAGGGCCACCTGGACGCCGGGGCCAAGAAGGTGATCATCTCGGCGCCCGCCACCGACGAGGACATCACCATCGTCCTGGGCGTCAACGACGACAAGTACGACGGCAGCCAGAACATCATCTCCAACGCGTCGTGCACCACGAACTGCCTGGCGCCGGTGACCAAGGTGCTGCAGGACGAGTTCGGCATCGTCAAGGGCCTGATGACCACCATCCACGCCTACACCCAGGACCAGAACCTGCAGGACGGGCCGCACAAGGACCTGCGCCGCGCCCGGGCGGCGGCGCTGAACATCGTGCCCACCTCGACCGGCGCGGCCAAGGCCATCGGCCTGGTGATGCCCGAGCTGAAGGGCAAGCTGGACGGGTACGCGCTGCGGGTGCCGATCCCCACCGGCTCGGTGACCGACCTGACCGTCGAGCTGGCCAAGTCCGCCGGAGCCGACGAGATCAACGCGGTGTTCAAGGCCGCCGCCGAGGGCCGGCTGAAGGGCATCCTGAAGTACTACGACGCCCCGATCGTGTCCAGCGACATCGTCACCGATCCGCACAGCTCGATCTTCGACTCCGGCCTGACCAAGGTGATCGACAACCAGGCCAAGGTCGTGTCGTGGTACGACAACGAGTGGGGCTACTCCAACCGCCTCATCGACCTCGTCGCGCTGGTCGGCAAGTCGCTGTAA
- a CDS encoding cytochrome P450 family protein, with product MTAERGCLAFTDLTDPIMFSNPYPRYAELRRSAPVSRVRAPLIIGGKGKGYMLTRYEDVLAMHSDPRFSSDVMRHDSVRRVRWLIPKPIRLFTETMVTKDDPEHQRLRRLVHKAFTPKLVAGLADDITLIARELTEQLAQAGEVDLVSDFAVPLPLTVIARLLGVKDDDRKEFHALCLRLTQSSAAGPRGLFGFMTSAAKLTELFERLADERRLDPDDALISQLVRATHDGDKLSDREAIAMIFLLLLAGHDTTSNLIGNSVVALLDHPDQLARLRTEPELIDAGIEELLRFTAPVPVGTVRVALEDVEIGGTRIPKRSRVFGMIISANRDESIFTDADELDLSRTPNKHLAFASGAHYCLGHHLARLEGRIALTQLLQRFDNLEITVPREGLRLKPIPSLRGLESLPMRVS from the coding sequence ATGACAGCAGAGCGCGGATGCCTTGCGTTCACCGATCTCACCGATCCCATCATGTTCAGCAACCCCTATCCGAGATATGCCGAGCTGCGCAGATCAGCCCCGGTGTCGCGGGTGCGAGCCCCCTTGATAATCGGGGGAAAGGGGAAGGGGTACATGCTGACCCGATACGAAGATGTTCTCGCCATGCACTCCGACCCGCGGTTTTCCAGCGACGTGATGCGCCACGATTCAGTGCGCCGCGTGCGCTGGCTGATACCGAAGCCGATCCGGCTGTTTACCGAGACGATGGTGACGAAAGATGATCCCGAACATCAGCGATTGCGCAGACTTGTGCACAAAGCGTTCACGCCGAAATTGGTCGCCGGTTTGGCCGATGACATCACGCTTATCGCGCGAGAGCTTACCGAGCAGCTGGCGCAGGCCGGCGAGGTCGATCTAGTCAGTGATTTCGCTGTGCCGTTACCCCTGACGGTGATCGCTCGATTGCTCGGCGTTAAAGATGACGACCGCAAGGAGTTCCATGCCCTGTGCCTGCGGTTGACCCAGAGCTCGGCCGCGGGGCCACGGGGCCTCTTCGGGTTCATGACTAGCGCGGCGAAGCTGACGGAGTTGTTCGAACGCCTCGCCGATGAGCGACGTCTCGATCCTGACGACGCGCTCATTTCGCAGCTGGTGCGCGCCACCCACGACGGTGACAAGCTCAGCGACCGTGAAGCGATTGCGATGATATTTCTGCTCCTGCTGGCCGGGCACGACACCACGTCCAACCTGATTGGCAACAGCGTGGTGGCGCTGCTCGACCACCCCGATCAGCTCGCGAGGCTGCGCACGGAGCCGGAATTGATCGACGCCGGCATTGAGGAATTGTTGCGGTTCACCGCTCCGGTGCCAGTGGGGACGGTGCGCGTGGCGTTAGAAGACGTGGAGATCGGGGGAACCCGAATCCCGAAGCGCAGCAGGGTTTTTGGGATGATCATTTCCGCTAACCGCGACGAGAGCATCTTCACTGATGCCGACGAACTCGATCTTTCGCGCACACCGAATAAGCACTTAGCCTTCGCGTCTGGCGCACACTACTGCCTTGGGCATCATCTCGCGAGATTGGAGGGCCGCATCGCGCTCACCCAGTTGCTGCAACGGTTTGACAATCTGGAGATCACCGTGCCCCGGGAAGGTTTGCGACTCAAGCCCATTCCTTCCTTACGGGGTCTGGAATCGTTGCCGATGCGCGTTAGCTGA
- a CDS encoding DUF3556 domain-containing protein: MGFMAPELPDVDRKTWPTLPRATRLQVVTRHWAEHGFGTPYAVYLLYLIKIALYVAVPAAIISLTPGLGGLGRIADWWTQPIVYQKVIVFTLLFEVTGLGCGSGPLTGRFMPPIGGILYWLRPNTIRLPAWPGKVPFTSGDTRTVFDVALYAIVLAGGVWALLSPGHGGPVTAAGDVGLIDPVRVIPTIVALALLGLRDKTIFLAARGEHYWLKLIVFFFPFTDQLAAFKIIMLLLWWGAATSKLNHHFPYVVSVMTSNNALLRPKLFNPIKHMLYLDHVNDLRPSWLPKVMAHVGGTTAEFVIPTVLVFFAGDHPWRWFLIAFMVIFHLNIISNLPMGVPLEWNVFFIFSLFYLFGHYASIRATDLRSPLLLALLILAVVVVIAGNMFPEKISFLPAMRYYAGNWASSVWCFRAGAEEKVDADIVKSSALVVNQLARLYDPETAEIMADKTAAFRAMHAHGRALNALLPRAIDDEANYKIREGEIVAGPLVGWNFGEGHLHNEQLLEAVQRRCHFEDGDVRVIVLEGQPIHIQQQRYRILDARTGLIEQGYVDVKDMLTRQPWPEPGDEFPVHVTTQRSAR, encoded by the coding sequence ATGGGATTCATGGCACCGGAACTTCCGGACGTCGATCGCAAGACCTGGCCGACACTGCCCCGGGCAACTCGCCTGCAAGTCGTGACCCGGCATTGGGCCGAACACGGCTTCGGAACCCCGTATGCGGTGTATCTGCTGTATCTGATCAAGATCGCCCTGTACGTGGCCGTGCCCGCGGCGATCATCTCGCTGACCCCCGGCCTCGGTGGGCTGGGCCGCATCGCCGACTGGTGGACCCAACCGATCGTGTACCAGAAGGTCATCGTCTTCACCCTGCTGTTCGAGGTCACCGGCCTGGGCTGCGGCTCGGGACCGTTGACCGGGCGGTTCATGCCGCCGATCGGAGGCATCCTCTACTGGTTGCGGCCCAACACTATTCGCTTGCCCGCCTGGCCCGGGAAGGTTCCGTTCACCAGCGGTGACACCCGCACCGTCTTCGACGTCGCCCTGTACGCGATCGTGTTGGCCGGCGGGGTGTGGGCGCTGTTGTCGCCCGGCCACGGCGGGCCGGTCACCGCCGCCGGCGACGTCGGCCTGATCGACCCCGTTCGGGTCATCCCGACGATCGTCGCGCTGGCGTTGTTGGGCCTGCGTGACAAGACCATCTTCCTGGCCGCCCGCGGCGAACACTATTGGCTGAAGCTGATCGTGTTCTTCTTCCCGTTCACCGATCAGCTGGCGGCGTTCAAGATCATCATGCTGTTGCTGTGGTGGGGGGCGGCGACGTCCAAGCTCAATCATCACTTCCCGTACGTGGTGTCGGTGATGACGAGCAACAATGCGCTGCTGCGACCCAAGCTGTTCAACCCGATCAAGCACATGCTCTACCTGGACCACGTCAACGACCTTCGTCCGTCCTGGTTGCCAAAGGTGATGGCCCACGTCGGCGGCACCACGGCGGAATTCGTGATTCCGACGGTTCTGGTCTTCTTCGCCGGCGATCACCCGTGGCGGTGGTTCCTCATCGCGTTCATGGTGATCTTCCACCTCAACATCATTTCCAACCTCCCGATGGGAGTTCCGTTGGAATGGAACGTCTTCTTCATCTTCTCGCTGTTCTATCTGTTCGGGCACTACGCCTCGATCCGGGCCACCGATCTTCGCTCCCCGCTGCTGCTGGCCCTCCTGATCCTCGCGGTGGTGGTCGTGATCGCGGGAAACATGTTCCCCGAGAAGATTTCGTTCCTTCCCGCGATGCGGTACTACGCCGGCAACTGGGCGTCGAGCGTCTGGTGTTTCCGTGCGGGCGCCGAGGAAAAGGTCGATGCCGACATCGTCAAAAGCTCTGCGCTCGTGGTCAATCAGCTGGCCAGGCTCTATGATCCGGAAACCGCCGAGATCATGGCGGACAAGACGGCGGCATTCCGCGCCATGCACGCGCACGGGCGCGCCCTCAACGCCCTGTTGCCCCGCGCGATCGACGACGAAGCCAACTACAAGATCCGTGAGGGCGAAATCGTCGCCGGGCCCCTGGTCGGGTGGAACTTCGGCGAAGGCCACCTGCACAACGAGCAGCTACTCGAAGCGGTGCAGCGGCGTTGCCACTTCGAGGACGGCGATGTTCGCGTCATCGTTCTCGAAGGGCAACCGATCCACATTCAACAGCAGCGGTACCGCATCCTCGACGCCAGGACCGGCCTGATCGAACAAGGCTATGTCGACGTCAAGGACATGCTGACCCGTCAGCCGTGGCCGGAGCCCGGCGACGAGTTCCCGGTCCACGTGACGACGCAACGCAGTGCGCGATGA